GGTGGTGAACTCGAGCACCGGCCACTGCCCGGCGGGGGGCAGGTGGTCGCGGGCGAAGGTGTCGGTGTGTGCCGAGGTCGGCGCCGTCATGGCCGGCCTGCCCCGGGCACCCGGATCATCCCTTCCTGGACCACGGAGGCCAGGTGGGTGCCGTCGGGGGTGAAGAACCGGCCCGAGCCGAGACCGCGCCCCGAGCCGGCCGCGTCGGCCTGCTGGGCGTAGAGCAGCCAGCCGTCCAGCGCGCCCGGCGGCGGCGTCCGGTGGAACCACATCGCGTGGTCGAGACTGGCGGTGACCAGCCCCTCCTGCGCCCAGTGCAGACCCAGGACCCGCAGCACCGGCTCCAGGACCGTGTAGTCGCAGACGTAGGCGAGGGCTGCCGTGTCCCGCTGCGGATCGGTGAGCCCCTCGACCGGCCGCAGGGCGTCGAACGGCCTGACCCAGACCGCCTGGTGGGGCACCCGCGCACCCTCGACGCCCAGGTAGACCGGGCCCGGCACGTGGCGCATGTCGAAGCTCCGCCCGGTGGACCAGTACTCCTTCGAGGCCGGCGTCATCGTCCCGCCGGTCCGGTCCGCGAGGTAGTCGGCGGAGCCGGGCAGGTCCTCGGGGCCGGGCAGGTCCGGCCGCTCCGACTGGTGGCTCGGGCCGGGCTCGCCGGCCGCGAAGTTGGCCAGGCAGACGTACAGCGGCTTGCCGTGCTGGTAGCCGCGCACCTGCCGGGTCGCGTACCCGCGGCCGTCGCGCAGCAGCTCCACCTCGTAGCGCACCTCGCCGCCGATCTCGGCGGGGCGCATGAAGTAGGAGTGCATCGAGTGCAGCGTCTTGCCGTCGTCGACGGACCGCATGGCGGCCGCCGCGGCCTGCGCGACGAGGTCGCCGCCGTAGGCCTTCGGCCACGGACAGGGCTGGGTGAGGGCGGTGAACGCGAGGTCGTAGTGCTCCGCCTTCGCCGGGCTCAGGGTGACCGCGGCGGTGAAGGTCTCCGAGGTGGTGTCGGTCATCAGGGCCGCTCCAGCCAGTCGCGCAGGTCCGCGTCCGGGACCTGGGGGAGGTTGACCACGATGTTCTCGGGGGTGCGGGTCGTCATCCAGGTCAGCGGCTTGTCGCGGTCGAGGTTGCACTCGACGTGCGGCATGAACGGCGGGACGAAGACCCAGTCGCCCTCCGCCAGGTCGAGGTAGTCCTCGAACTTCCGGCCGAAGTAGATCCGGCCCCGGCCGGAGAGCACGTAGCCGCCGGTCTCGGCCTCACCGTGGTGGTGCGGCACCGAGCGGTAGCCGCCCTCGTTGTGGACCTTGCCGAACCAGATCCTGGTGGCCGGGGTGTGCTGGATGCTGACCCCCGAGATCCGGGTGGCGCCGTCGGACTGGCCGGTGTCCCCGGGTTCCGTACCGGCCCGGGTCACGACCGGCACCACCAGGCCGCTCGCCGTGGCGTACATCGAGTTGTCGCCCTCAAGGACGTGGTCACGTGGCTGGGGGTCCATCGAAGCTCCTTGCCAGTGGGGAAGTGGGTGAGGAGAGGCGCCAGTTGGTGCAGTGTCAGCTCGTGCAGTTCCCATCCATGAACCGCACGGTGTTGCGCAGCCGGCCGATGCCGGGGATCTCGGTCTCGACGACGTCGCCGTCGGCGAGGAAGCGCTGGGGCTCCCGGGCCACCCCGACGCCGCCGGGCGTGCCGGTCAGCACGAGGTCGCCGGGGCGCAGCACGGTGAAGGTCGAGATGTACGCGAGCAGGTCGGCCGGGTCGAACACCAGCGTCCGGGTGTTGTCGCGCTGGACCTGCTCGCCGTTGACCCGGCAGATCACCTCCAGGCCCTCGGCGGGGTCGATCTCGTCCGGTGTCACGACCACGGGACCGACCGGGGTGGAGGCGTCCCAGGCCTTCCCCTGGAACCACTCCAACGTGCGGTACTGCCAGTCGCGCACCGAGATGTCGTTCGCCACGGTGTAACCGGCGATCCCGGCGAGAGCGGTCGACCGGTCGGCGCGGCGCAGGGTCGTGCCCACCACGACCGCCAGCTCGGCCTCCCAGTCGACCTGCAGGCCCGGCGGCAGGACGAGGTCGGCGTCGGGACCGGTGAGGCTGTCGGCGTACTTGGTGAAGAGCGTGGGGTGGGACGGCAGTTCGCGTCCGGTCTCCCGGATGTGATCGGCGTAGTTCAGACCGCAGCAGATCACCTTGCGGGGCGCGGGCAGTGGCAGCACCGGCACGGCGCCTTCGATCCCCTCACCGGCCAGGGCGGTCAGCGACACCTGTGAGTTGGCCGCCAGGAGCTCCGACAGGTCGGTGGCCGGCAGCGCTCGCCAGGTGTCCCCGTCGAGCACCGCGGCGCTCGTACCGGCCGCATGGGCGACGGTCGCGAGGCGCATGACCGTTCCTCTCCTTCGTACTGCCCGGCATCTTGTATTTCATTATTTCTACGACCGTCACGAGACTGTCAATAGATGTTACGGTGACGCCACCCAGTTCCCGTCCCGCAGGAGCCCTCCATGGCGACCGACCTGACACCGGTTCCGGTCAATCCCGCGTCCCTGCCCAAGCCCAGCGGCTACTCGCACGGGACGCTCAGCGGCAACACGCTCCACCTGGGCGGTCAGACGGCCCTCGACCAGCACATGAAGATCGTTCCGGGCGGCATCGTCGAGCAGTTCCGGCAGGCATTCGGCAACGTCCTCGCGACCCTGGCCGAGGCGGGCGGCATCCCGCAGGACCTGGTGAGCGTGACGCTCTTCCTGACCGACATCGCCGACTACCAGGCGCACGGCAAGGAGATCGGGCAGGTGTGGCGCGAGCTGGCCGGCCCGGTCTACCCCGCGCTGGCCGGCATCGGCACCACCGGGCTGTGGCAGCCCGAGGCCATGATCGAGATCCTCGGCGTCGCGGTCATCCCGGACGAGCGCCTGGTCCGGCCCGCGAGCGCCTGAAAAACCATCTGCCACCGTGTCCGGGTCGAAGCCGCTGGAGGCCGCCGTGCCGTCGTCCACCCCGCCGTTCGCGGACCTGCTGCTGCGCGCGGGCCGCATCCACACCCTCGTCCCCGGCCAGGAGCCGCAGCAGGCGCTCGCGGTGCGCGGCGAGCGGGTGTTCGCGGTGTCGGAGGCGGCGGACGGGCTCGACGGCCTCGTCGGTCCGGCCACGACGCTGCTGGACCTGCCCGGCTCGACCGTGCTGCCGGCCTTCGACGACACGCACACGCATCTGATCGCGGCCGCCGACAGCGCCCATGACGTGGCCGTGGACGGTGCCCGTTCCATCCGGGAGTTCCTCGAGCTGATCCGCGCCCGGGCCGACCGGACGCCACCGGGTGAGTGGATCCGCACCGCCGGGCACTGGCAGGAGCTCAACCTCGCCGAACGCCGCTTCCCCACGGCGGCCGAGCTCGACCGGGCGACCGACCGGCATCCGGTGCTCGTGCTGCGCGGGGTGCACAACCAGGTCCTCAACGGCTACGCGCTGCGCCTGTGCGGGATCAACGCTGACACCCCCGACCCGGTGGGCGGCAGCATCAGCCACACGGCCGACGGCCGGCCCGACGGCCACCTGCGCGGCGGCCTGGCCCTGATCCGGCCGCAGCTGCCCGCGCCCGATCCGGCGGCCAAGCTGGACGGCCTGCGCCTGGCCTCGCACGCCTACGCGGCGACCGGCATCGGCACCGTCCGCGACACCAACTCCTCCCTGGCCGACCTGGCCGCGCTCCAGCAGCTCCGCGAGAGCGGTGAACTCGGCTGCCGGGTCCGGGTACTGCTCTCCACCATCGGCTTCACCACCGTGCGGCAGGTCGAGGAACTCCTCGACGGCATGGAGGCATGGCGGCACACCGCCGATCCCTGGTTGCGCGTATGGGGAGTGAAGTTCTGGCTGGACGGCGGGATCGAATCCGGCGCCCTGGAGGCCCCGTACTGCCCGGCGCACTGCCCCACTCCCGGATACACCGGTCAACTCGCCTGGGATCAAGAGGAGTTGGAGGCTGCTGTGGAGCGGGTGGTGCGGCGCGGCTGGCGGGTCGGCATCCACGCGTACGGGGACCGCGGCGTGCGTGCGCTCCTCGATCTGTTCGAGCGCGTGCAGAACCGCATCCCCGGCCTGCCCTACGGCACGCTGGTCATGGAGCACGGCGGACTCGCGGACCATGAACAGCGGCGCCGGGCGGTGCAGTTGGGCATTCCGGTGACCATTCAGCAGCCGCTGCTCCACGATGTCGCCGCCATCCAGGCCGAGTACTGGGGCAAGGAGCGGGTGGCCGCGCTGTTCCCCGCACGCGAGTGGCTGGACGCGGGCGCGGACGTCTCGGCCGGATCCGACTACCCCGTCGGCGCCTACGGCGCCGCACACTCGCTCCACGGGCTGACGACCCGGTCAACGGTCGACGGAGTCCTCGGCCCGGAGCACGCCATCTCCCGGCCGGAGGCGATCAAGCTGCACACCACCGCCGCCGCCCGTCTGACCGGCGAGACCCACCTGCGCGGGCAGCTCACCCCAGGCCGCCTCGCCGACCTCACGATCTGGCCCGACGACCCCACAACCGCCCCCGAGAACACCCTCGACAGCCTCCGGCCCAGCCACACCCTGCTCGGCGGCTCCCTCGTCCACGGCCTCGAAGCAGCCCGCCCCGCCGCCGGGCCCGACCGCCACTGAAATACCCAGAAAGGCAAAAACCCCAGATCAACTGGGGTCTTAAGTGAGATCGGGCCTGTGCCCGATGGCTCGTCCGCCAGGCTGGTCAGTTCCGGGGCAGCCGCTCGAACTGCATGCCGAAGTACACGGTGCCAGGGCAGTTCTTCTCCGCTTCGGAGATGCTCGCGACGCCGAAATTCCCGCCGTCGGCGTTGCTGCCCGAGTATTTGCCAGCGATCGGGCAGGTTCGGCGGTACTCGCCGGTGGGGTAGGCCAGCCAGAAATGGCGGGCCTTCGTAGTGGACTCGATGCCCGTGCGCACCGTACCCGGCGTCACAAAATTGAAGGCCGTGGTCTTCCACTTGAACGCGGGGCCCACGAGAGTGCAGAGATCGCCCCCCATCAGGCCCTCGTGGTTGGGCCTTCCGGCGCAGAGGGGGACGGACGGCCCGAGCAGTGGGTCGGACATGGTGCTCAGGTGCTGCGTTGCAGGGTCGTAGGTCCAGCGTTGCGCGATGTCGGCCGGGTCGCACGCGCCGACCGAGGTCTTGCCCTTCGCGGCCCGGGAGTTGGCCACGCACACGACGGCGCCGCTGCCCAGGCTGGGCTTGATCAAAAACTCCCCGGCGGGGAACGGCTCCGGGACCAGCTCCGCCTCCTCGGCAGTTCGGACCTGGGCGGGGGCGGCAGCAGGAGCGGCCTGAGCGGCCACCCCGGTCATGAGCAGGGCACCACCCGTGAGCCCGACAGCCAAGACAGAGGGCAAGCGCATGCGGAACCTCCAAGGTCACGGACGGGACCGCGCCCGTCCTGAGACCAGCTTGAAGTCTCTTTCCGCATACCTCAGCCGGATTGACCCGCTCGAGGCTTGGGGGTGGCGAATGGCCCAGCATGATCACGCTGACGGAGCATTGCACCGGCGAGCCCCCGGCGCCACAGCAAGGTGACCAACGATCTCGAAGCCGGGCGGACCTGTGGGTCACGCGGTGGGTCACACAACCGCTGCACGGAGCCCGCAAAACAAGAAAACCCCACGTGAAGTGGGGTCTTGCTTGGTGTCCGAGGGGGGACTTGAACCCCCACGCCCGATAAAGGGCACTAGCACCTCAAGCTAGCGCGTCTGCCATTCCGCCACCCGGACAGGGTGTGTGCCTTGGGGTGTTTCGTGCTGTTCCCCTTGGCGACAGAGAGAACACTACCAGGCCCCGGGAGTGCTTCTCACCTGCGTTTCTTCCGGGTCCGGGGTGGCTGTGGGGGTGCGGGGCAGGGGAGGGGGACGGATCGGTGCAGAACGGACGGGAGGCAGGGGGAGATGGAGGTGCTGGCTCGCGTGGGTGTGGAGAAGCCGTCGGGGGCGTGAATGTTCCGTCGGCGGGTGGCCTGAAAGTGCAGGGGATCGGTCAGGATCGGTCGTGGAACGGTCGGGACACGCCACGGCGCGTCAAGTTGCAGTCGCTGAGCCGCTGCTGACTTTCGCTCTCCTAGCCTCGGTGGTCCAGTGCGAAGGGCGGCTTGACGTGGAGCAGACCAGAGGACCGGCCGAGCCAGTGACGAGACGGCTGACGGCGGTGCCGACCAGGGGGCCGAGTATGGGGCCCGTGCAGGGGATCTGGCGGTTCTCGGCGGTGGCGCACGAGGCCTCCGTCCCGCAGACCCGGCACGCGGTGCGGGACCGGCTGCTGGCGCAGGGGATGGCGGGGCAGGACTACCAGGAGCTGATCGACGACCTGTTGCTGATCGTCTCCGAGCTGGTCAGCAACGCGGTCACGCACGCCGCGGTGCTGTCCCCGCAGCTGACCACCGAGCTGGTGATCGACGACGGGTGGGTCCGGGTCTCGGTGGAGGACGGGCACCCGTACCGGCCGAAGGCGCTGGAGAGCGATCTCGGGCAGCTCGGCGGGCGGGGGCTGCTGCTGGTGAAGAGCGTGACGCTGCAGGCCGGCGGGGTGTGCGACGTGGAGCGGACCGGCGAGGGCGGCAAGGTGATCTGGGCCTCGCTCCCGCTGCCGGTGCCCCGGCAGCGCCGGGAGGGGAGCGCCGGGGGCGACTGGCACCCCCGGCGTTAGCGAGCGGAAACGCGCTACCAGTCCCGTCCGGCGATCTCGCGGATGCCGGGGAGGGCGGCCTCGAAGACCGTCCGGAACCAGACCGAGGTGGGCTTCTCCGCCTCCAGGGCCTTGAGCTCCTCCGCGGTCACGAAGAGGGTGTCGTCGACCTCGTCCGGGTCGGGCGCCAGGTCGGCGGTGACCAGGCCGACGAAGAGGTGGTTCCACTCGCGCTCGATCAGGCCGCTCGCCTCGTCGGGCAGGTCGTAGCGGACCGTACCGGCTTCGCAGAGCAGCGCGGGCGCGACTCCCAGCTCTTCGGCGGTACGCCGGGCGGCGGCGACGAAGGGCTGCTCGTCGGGGTACGGGTGGCCGCAGCAGGTGTTCGACCAGACGCCGGGGGAGTGGTACTTGGTCAGGGCGCGGCGCTGGAGCAGCATCCGGCCCTGCCGGTCGAACAGGAACACCGAGAACGCCCGGTGCAGCCGGCCCGGCTGCTGATGGGCCGACAGCTTCTCGGCGGTGCCGATGGTCACGCCCTCGTCGTCGACGAGCTCCAGCAGGATCTCCCCGGGGGTCGAACCAGGAGTCGAGGCGACGACGCCGCCGTCCTCGGCGAGCAGGGTCTGACCGGTCGGTCGGGTCTCGGGCATGGGGCCTCTTTCGGAAACGGGGACCAGGGGAAGGCGAGGGCTGGGCCGGCCCAACCGGAGCGCCGCGCGGGCGCCCGGGAGCCAGTCTGCCGTATGGCTTGCTACCCGAATGGGCGCGACGCACACGAGGGCG
This genomic interval from Kitasatospora gansuensis contains the following:
- a CDS encoding acyl-CoA thioesterase is translated as MTDTTSETFTAAVTLSPAKAEHYDLAFTALTQPCPWPKAYGGDLVAQAAAAAMRSVDDGKTLHSMHSYFMRPAEIGGEVRYEVELLRDGRGYATRQVRGYQHGKPLYVCLANFAAGEPGPSHQSERPDLPGPEDLPGSADYLADRTGGTMTPASKEYWSTGRSFDMRHVPGPVYLGVEGARVPHQAVWVRPFDALRPVEGLTDPQRDTAALAYVCDYTVLEPVLRVLGLHWAQEGLVTASLDHAMWFHRTPPPGALDGWLLYAQQADAAGSGRGLGSGRFFTPDGTHLASVVQEGMIRVPGAGRP
- a CDS encoding cupin domain-containing protein is translated as MDPQPRDHVLEGDNSMYATASGLVVPVVTRAGTEPGDTGQSDGATRISGVSIQHTPATRIWFGKVHNEGGYRSVPHHHGEAETGGYVLSGRGRIYFGRKFEDYLDLAEGDWVFVPPFMPHVECNLDRDKPLTWMTTRTPENIVVNLPQVPDADLRDWLERP
- a CDS encoding fumarylacetoacetate hydrolase family protein; translation: MRLATVAHAAGTSAAVLDGDTWRALPATDLSELLAANSQVSLTALAGEGIEGAVPVLPLPAPRKVICCGLNYADHIRETGRELPSHPTLFTKYADSLTGPDADLVLPPGLQVDWEAELAVVVGTTLRRADRSTALAGIAGYTVANDISVRDWQYRTLEWFQGKAWDASTPVGPVVVTPDEIDPAEGLEVICRVNGEQVQRDNTRTLVFDPADLLAYISTFTVLRPGDLVLTGTPGGVGVAREPQRFLADGDVVETEIPGIGRLRNTVRFMDGNCTS
- a CDS encoding RidA family protein; translation: MATDLTPVPVNPASLPKPSGYSHGTLSGNTLHLGGQTALDQHMKIVPGGIVEQFRQAFGNVLATLAEAGGIPQDLVSVTLFLTDIADYQAHGKEIGQVWRELAGPVYPALAGIGTTGLWQPEAMIEILGVAVIPDERLVRPASA
- a CDS encoding amidohydrolase encodes the protein MSGSKPLEAAVPSSTPPFADLLLRAGRIHTLVPGQEPQQALAVRGERVFAVSEAADGLDGLVGPATTLLDLPGSTVLPAFDDTHTHLIAAADSAHDVAVDGARSIREFLELIRARADRTPPGEWIRTAGHWQELNLAERRFPTAAELDRATDRHPVLVLRGVHNQVLNGYALRLCGINADTPDPVGGSISHTADGRPDGHLRGGLALIRPQLPAPDPAAKLDGLRLASHAYAATGIGTVRDTNSSLADLAALQQLRESGELGCRVRVLLSTIGFTTVRQVEELLDGMEAWRHTADPWLRVWGVKFWLDGGIESGALEAPYCPAHCPTPGYTGQLAWDQEELEAAVERVVRRGWRVGIHAYGDRGVRALLDLFERVQNRIPGLPYGTLVMEHGGLADHEQRRRAVQLGIPVTIQQPLLHDVAAIQAEYWGKERVAALFPAREWLDAGADVSAGSDYPVGAYGAAHSLHGLTTRSTVDGVLGPEHAISRPEAIKLHTTAAARLTGETHLRGQLTPGRLADLTIWPDDPTTAPENTLDSLRPSHTLLGGSLVHGLEAARPAAGPDRH
- a CDS encoding ATP-binding protein, whose translation is MGPVQGIWRFSAVAHEASVPQTRHAVRDRLLAQGMAGQDYQELIDDLLLIVSELVSNAVTHAAVLSPQLTTELVIDDGWVRVSVEDGHPYRPKALESDLGQLGGRGLLLVKSVTLQAGGVCDVERTGEGGKVIWASLPLPVPRQRREGSAGGDWHPRR
- the idi gene encoding isopentenyl-diphosphate Delta-isomerase, with translation MPETRPTGQTLLAEDGGVVASTPGSTPGEILLELVDDEGVTIGTAEKLSAHQQPGRLHRAFSVFLFDRQGRMLLQRRALTKYHSPGVWSNTCCGHPYPDEQPFVAAARRTAEELGVAPALLCEAGTVRYDLPDEASGLIEREWNHLFVGLVTADLAPDPDEVDDTLFVTAEELKALEAEKPTSVWFRTVFEAALPGIREIAGRDW